Proteins encoded by one window of Chondromyces crocatus:
- the asnB gene encoding asparagine synthase (glutamine-hydrolyzing), giving the protein MCGITGIFHYGAQDRHVDRRLLERMTRRIAHRGPDGEAIHIDGPLGLGHRRLAIVDLSPTGAQPMASEDGTLWITYNGEFYDHTRFRTALAARRPFRGSSDTETLLRLFAEQGAACFGQIAAIFGLAIWDARRRVLTLARDPLGVKQVYYHDDGTRIVFASEIKALLACPGVPRALDEEGLNQYLHFHTPLFERTMFRGIRQLRPGEVLEVTARGISRRTTFQLEHFEHEDLPPEQVVASLREKLSEVVADQLMADVPIGAFFSGGIDSSAVAAFAIRAGVRPPCFGVHFAGQGVIDERPYQEAAARALGLELHLLTLTGESFPEDLSRCLYHQDQPVIGPAMLPMFHINQLAARHVKVCLGGQGGDEVFGGYARYALADPMRVVRRWAGGMFGSGGAKEGRASRSSGESPALQGRSSVGSNLLRQLADGRILRRLARVAVHAGDWRALYFEAFAKIPERTWIGLLGGRELVSREACRALFFEEVERSPAREPLDKVLHWDVRTYLPGLFHQDDRMSMAHGLESRVPLADPRLVRHAARIHPDLRIREGATKWVLRRAVADVLPPNILGRRKVGFDTPVEAWMRGKHAGFVRELLLGSRARQRGLWNQRGLAALLDAPEQENWIDVVWKAVALEAWAQLFLDSSGRGDDDLAMSCQGHVRGSLDVGPDAVPAAASLPEAEYEEQAVLAEQQEATFTEPPPLTERVAERARDAIQEVRELGSDGFAFRVRWELGLRSGLVALEERNPPPPLGLVPNVAELIRPVPFAHGEEVASVLRERIPRERLAHLRRVAQEATRGRILCFSRWVGDYTSSEGRIDWQKNPLNGRRWDDAVHWSKALADEGRVGDVKLTWEIARFPHAYHFGRAGAFFPDDRAHLAASLALQIESFLSCNPYGRGIHWASGQEIAFRCMAWLFGLSTLGGDPSFVAITPALSRALHEALVHLGRHLDYARRAVYNNHLISEAFGLLLLSSVLPSAPESPALGALGRSLLDQQADVQVYEDGGYIQQSHTYHRVAMQTFLWASALLRRQGQEPPQTWMRAMERSLDFLHAQQAPAGWLPNFGSNDGALPAPLSVCDYADFRPVLQALSVVTRGERLYAPGPWDEPAAWFAGTRALLDAPLVPRTRTSVSFAVTGYHVLRGVEEGSFCVLRCGTLRHRFSQIDMLSLDVGWRGQNVVVDPGSYLYNGPSRWHEHFVGTAAHSTVMVDDRDQMLLYRRFKNLYPAQARRLTFLEQPRHALVAGEHVGDVRHTGGCVHRRSVLQVESDLWIVVDHVMGEGIHKARIHWLGGDYPYDHEPEAGVLTLNTPAGPFCIAVFDGAGNPGVGDVACGQEAPPRGWLSRYYAEKVPVPSLTVVQQGAAPLTFVSVLSAGHAELTNADGQIRVACRPRGMNAPPLDVSFRVTEGRIHDVVHGAAASGTGARKVS; this is encoded by the coding sequence ATGTGCGGGATCACGGGTATCTTCCATTACGGCGCCCAGGACAGGCACGTCGATCGTCGGCTTCTGGAGCGGATGACGAGACGGATCGCTCACCGGGGACCGGACGGTGAAGCGATTCATATCGATGGGCCCCTGGGGCTCGGGCATCGCCGGCTGGCGATCGTCGATCTCTCTCCCACGGGCGCCCAGCCGATGGCGAGCGAGGACGGTACGCTGTGGATCACCTACAACGGCGAGTTTTACGATCACACGCGGTTCCGCACCGCGCTCGCCGCGCGCAGGCCGTTCAGGGGGAGCAGCGATACGGAGACCCTCTTGCGCCTCTTCGCGGAGCAGGGGGCGGCATGCTTCGGACAGATCGCGGCCATCTTCGGGCTGGCCATCTGGGATGCGCGGCGGCGCGTGCTCACGCTCGCGCGTGATCCGCTCGGCGTGAAGCAGGTTTACTACCACGACGACGGCACACGAATCGTCTTCGCGAGCGAGATCAAGGCGCTCCTCGCCTGCCCCGGGGTGCCGCGGGCGCTCGACGAGGAAGGGCTGAACCAGTACCTGCATTTCCACACGCCCTTGTTCGAGCGCACGATGTTCCGCGGGATCCGGCAGCTTCGCCCGGGGGAGGTGCTCGAAGTCACGGCGCGGGGGATCTCGCGGCGAACCACCTTTCAGCTGGAGCATTTCGAGCACGAGGACCTCCCTCCCGAGCAGGTGGTGGCTTCCCTTCGTGAGAAGCTGTCCGAGGTGGTCGCGGATCAGCTGATGGCCGATGTACCCATCGGCGCGTTCTTCAGCGGGGGTATCGATTCCAGCGCAGTCGCGGCGTTTGCGATACGAGCCGGCGTGCGTCCGCCCTGCTTCGGTGTGCATTTCGCAGGGCAAGGGGTGATCGACGAGCGCCCCTATCAGGAAGCCGCGGCGCGTGCCCTGGGTCTGGAGCTGCATCTCTTGACGCTGACGGGGGAGAGCTTCCCGGAGGACCTGTCGCGCTGCCTCTACCACCAGGATCAGCCGGTCATCGGGCCGGCGATGCTGCCGATGTTCCACATCAACCAGCTGGCCGCGCGCCATGTGAAGGTGTGCCTGGGCGGGCAGGGGGGCGACGAGGTGTTCGGTGGCTATGCTCGCTATGCGCTGGCCGATCCGATGCGGGTGGTGCGCCGATGGGCCGGCGGGATGTTCGGCTCGGGTGGCGCGAAGGAGGGGAGAGCGTCGAGATCTTCGGGGGAGTCGCCTGCGCTCCAAGGGCGGTCGAGCGTCGGCAGCAACCTGCTGCGGCAGCTCGCCGATGGGCGCATTCTTCGGCGCCTCGCGCGGGTGGCCGTACACGCTGGCGACTGGCGTGCGCTGTACTTCGAGGCGTTTGCCAAGATCCCGGAGCGGACGTGGATAGGCCTGCTCGGTGGGCGCGAGCTGGTGTCTCGCGAGGCGTGCCGTGCGCTGTTCTTCGAGGAAGTGGAGCGCTCTCCGGCGCGCGAGCCACTCGACAAGGTGCTGCACTGGGATGTGCGCACCTACCTTCCCGGCCTGTTCCACCAGGATGACCGGATGAGCATGGCCCATGGGCTGGAGTCGCGGGTCCCGCTCGCCGATCCACGGCTGGTGCGCCATGCGGCCCGGATTCATCCGGACCTGCGCATCCGGGAGGGGGCCACGAAATGGGTGCTTCGTCGCGCGGTGGCCGATGTGCTGCCGCCGAACATTCTGGGACGCCGGAAGGTCGGGTTCGACACGCCGGTGGAGGCCTGGATGCGAGGCAAGCATGCCGGGTTCGTGCGCGAGCTGTTGCTGGGAAGCCGGGCGCGTCAGCGGGGGCTCTGGAACCAGCGGGGGCTCGCTGCGCTGCTGGATGCGCCGGAGCAGGAGAACTGGATCGACGTGGTCTGGAAGGCCGTGGCGCTGGAGGCCTGGGCTCAGCTCTTCCTGGATTCGTCGGGCCGTGGTGACGACGATCTCGCGATGTCATGCCAGGGCCATGTTCGGGGTTCGCTCGACGTTGGACCTGACGCCGTGCCCGCGGCAGCATCGCTCCCCGAAGCGGAGTACGAGGAGCAAGCCGTCCTTGCAGAGCAGCAAGAAGCGACCTTCACGGAGCCTCCTCCCCTGACAGAGCGTGTGGCGGAGCGAGCGCGTGATGCGATCCAGGAGGTGCGCGAGCTGGGCTCGGATGGGTTCGCCTTTCGGGTTCGCTGGGAGCTGGGGCTTCGCAGCGGCCTCGTCGCGCTGGAGGAGCGGAATCCCCCGCCTCCGCTCGGCCTCGTGCCGAACGTTGCCGAGCTGATTCGACCCGTTCCGTTTGCTCACGGCGAAGAGGTCGCCTCGGTGCTGCGCGAGCGCATCCCCAGAGAGCGATTGGCCCACCTCCGACGTGTGGCGCAGGAGGCGACGCGTGGACGAATTCTTTGCTTCAGCCGGTGGGTTGGCGATTACACGTCGAGTGAGGGTCGGATCGATTGGCAGAAGAATCCCCTCAATGGTCGACGCTGGGACGACGCCGTACACTGGTCGAAGGCCCTGGCGGACGAGGGGAGAGTCGGCGACGTCAAGCTGACCTGGGAGATCGCGCGATTTCCTCACGCCTATCATTTCGGACGCGCGGGGGCTTTCTTCCCGGATGACCGAGCCCACCTCGCCGCCTCTCTCGCTCTGCAGATTGAATCCTTTCTGAGCTGCAATCCGTACGGTCGCGGAATTCACTGGGCGTCGGGCCAGGAGATCGCTTTTCGATGCATGGCCTGGCTCTTCGGGCTCTCGACGCTCGGAGGGGACCCCTCGTTCGTCGCGATCACGCCAGCCCTCAGCCGCGCGCTGCACGAGGCCCTGGTGCATCTGGGACGCCACCTCGATTACGCGCGCCGCGCCGTCTACAACAATCATCTGATCTCGGAAGCCTTTGGGTTGTTGCTCCTCTCGTCGGTGCTGCCGAGCGCGCCGGAGTCACCGGCGCTGGGAGCGCTGGGAAGGAGCCTGCTCGATCAGCAGGCCGACGTGCAGGTCTACGAGGACGGCGGTTACATTCAGCAATCGCATACGTATCACCGCGTCGCGATGCAGACCTTCCTCTGGGCATCGGCCCTCCTCCGTCGGCAAGGGCAGGAGCCGCCGCAGACGTGGATGCGCGCGATGGAGCGGTCGCTCGACTTTCTTCATGCCCAGCAAGCTCCCGCCGGATGGCTACCCAATTTCGGATCCAATGACGGCGCTTTGCCGGCACCGCTCTCCGTCTGCGATTACGCCGATTTTCGCCCCGTGCTCCAGGCATTGAGCGTCGTCACGCGCGGAGAGCGGCTGTACGCGCCAGGGCCCTGGGACGAGCCTGCCGCCTGGTTCGCTGGAACGCGCGCCTTGCTCGATGCGCCCCTCGTGCCCCGCACGCGCACGTCGGTCTCCTTCGCGGTGACTGGCTATCATGTGCTGCGCGGCGTCGAGGAGGGGAGCTTCTGCGTCCTCCGATGCGGGACGCTGCGCCATCGGTTCTCGCAGATCGACATGCTCAGCCTCGACGTCGGGTGGCGAGGTCAGAACGTGGTCGTGGATCCCGGCAGCTACCTGTACAACGGGCCATCGCGGTGGCACGAGCACTTCGTGGGGACGGCCGCTCACAGCACGGTGATGGTCGATGACCGGGATCAGATGCTGCTGTACCGCCGCTTCAAGAACCTCTATCCCGCGCAGGCCAGGCGGCTGACCTTTCTCGAGCAGCCGCGTCATGCGCTCGTCGCTGGAGAGCACGTCGGCGATGTCCGTCACACGGGCGGCTGCGTGCATCGTCGTTCCGTGCTGCAGGTGGAGAGCGACCTGTGGATCGTGGTCGATCACGTCATGGGGGAGGGGATTCACAAGGCCCGGATCCACTGGCTGGGAGGGGACTATCCGTACGACCACGAGCCGGAGGCAGGGGTGCTGACGTTGAATACGCCGGCAGGGCCCTTCTGCATCGCGGTCTTCGACGGCGCCGGCAATCCTGGGGTGGGAGACGTGGCGTGCGGCCAGGAGGCGCCTCCGCGTGGGTGGCTCTCGAGGTATTACGCGGAGAAGGTGCCCGTCCCCTCCCTCACCGTCGTGCAACAGGGGGCAGCTCCGTTGACGTTCGTCAGCGTCCTCTCTGCCGGTCACGCCGAGCTGACGAATGCGGATGGGCAGATTCGTGTGGCCTGCCGTCCGCGGGGAATGAACGCACCCCCGCTCGACGTGTCATTCCGGGTCACGGAGGGGCGCATTCACGATGTGGTCCACGGCGCGGCGGCATCAGGGACAGGGGCGAGGAAGGTCTCATGA
- a CDS encoding bi-domain-containing oxidoreductase encodes MKQVVQEVRSGRTTVREIPAPIAGPGQVVVGTVASLLSAGTERYVVELARKSLIGKARQRPDQVRRVLEKVRQEGLITTFHQVMAKLDEPMALGYSAAGVVLELGRGVQGMKPGDRVAVAGPHAGVIAAGVNLCARIPDEVSFEQAAYTSVGAIALEGVRLAGLGLGERVLVIGLGLIGQITVCLLKAQGCRVIGTDLDPEKLALAKTLGADEVIAGNPSAEQVRVFSGGHGVDAVIITAATASNAPIELAAAASRVRGRIVLVGVVGLEIPRQPFFEKELTFTVSSSLGPGRFDAAYSDKGIDYPVGHVRWTMQRNMEAVLDTIAQGKLPVEQLTTHRFPIERAPEAYELITGATKAPFLGVILEHPPAPARLVRRVELRAAPPASSGEVGLSLIGAGNYARLILMPMLERQRGVRFRGLCTAKGLSAEHSGRVKGYDFAATEVQEIWDDPHTHAVLIATRHDLHAELVTAALRAGKHVFVEKPLCIRLEELEAIARCVDELGERCPVLMVGYNRRFAPATARLREIFAGVSPLSISYRFSVPPIPPDHWVQDEDVGGGRIVGEATHAIDTCVAITGSTPARVYAESVGKVGGIETTDDRVFITLRHHDGSVSSVSYQSGGDRALPPERIEIFGGGKVAILDGWDALEIWSKGEVQRERMGKDKGQKDELDAFFRACRGGTPPIPWDHVVGVTEASLLAVRSLREGVPEVCSAPGELPAVAPP; translated from the coding sequence ATGAAGCAGGTCGTTCAAGAAGTCCGCAGCGGTCGGACCACCGTCCGTGAGATCCCGGCGCCCATCGCCGGTCCTGGGCAGGTCGTCGTCGGCACGGTGGCCTCGTTGCTCAGCGCCGGTACCGAGCGGTACGTGGTCGAGCTTGCGCGGAAGAGCTTGATCGGGAAGGCCCGACAGCGCCCCGACCAGGTGCGTCGGGTGCTGGAGAAGGTGCGGCAGGAGGGGCTGATCACCACGTTCCACCAGGTGATGGCGAAGCTCGATGAGCCGATGGCCCTCGGGTACTCCGCGGCCGGGGTGGTGCTCGAGCTGGGCCGGGGTGTGCAGGGGATGAAGCCAGGAGACCGGGTCGCGGTGGCCGGGCCTCACGCGGGGGTGATCGCGGCGGGCGTGAACCTGTGCGCCCGCATCCCGGACGAGGTGAGCTTCGAGCAAGCGGCGTACACCTCCGTGGGGGCGATCGCGCTGGAGGGCGTGCGCCTCGCGGGGCTGGGGCTCGGTGAGCGGGTGCTGGTGATCGGGCTGGGGCTGATCGGGCAGATCACCGTGTGCCTGCTCAAGGCGCAGGGGTGCCGGGTGATCGGCACGGACCTCGACCCCGAGAAGCTCGCGCTGGCGAAGACGCTGGGCGCTGACGAGGTGATCGCGGGGAACCCTTCGGCCGAGCAGGTGCGCGTGTTCTCTGGCGGTCACGGGGTGGACGCGGTGATCATCACGGCGGCCACCGCGAGCAACGCGCCGATCGAGCTCGCAGCGGCGGCGTCACGGGTCCGAGGCCGGATCGTGCTGGTGGGTGTGGTCGGGCTCGAGATTCCGCGTCAGCCCTTCTTCGAGAAGGAACTCACCTTCACGGTCTCCTCGTCGCTCGGGCCAGGGCGGTTCGATGCTGCGTACTCGGACAAGGGGATCGACTACCCGGTGGGGCACGTGCGCTGGACGATGCAGCGCAACATGGAGGCGGTGCTGGACACCATCGCCCAGGGGAAGTTGCCCGTGGAGCAGCTGACCACGCACCGCTTCCCCATCGAGCGCGCCCCCGAGGCCTACGAACTCATCACGGGCGCGACGAAGGCTCCCTTCCTGGGCGTGATCCTGGAGCATCCGCCGGCGCCTGCGCGGCTGGTGCGGCGGGTGGAGCTTCGCGCGGCGCCCCCCGCATCGAGTGGTGAGGTGGGTCTGAGCCTGATCGGCGCAGGGAACTACGCTCGGCTCATCCTGATGCCGATGCTGGAGCGTCAGCGAGGGGTACGCTTCCGAGGCTTGTGTACGGCGAAGGGGTTGAGCGCCGAGCACAGCGGGCGGGTGAAGGGGTACGACTTCGCGGCGACCGAGGTCCAAGAGATCTGGGATGATCCCCACACCCACGCGGTCCTGATCGCCACGAGGCACGACCTGCATGCCGAGCTGGTCACCGCGGCGCTGAGGGCCGGCAAGCATGTCTTCGTGGAGAAGCCGCTCTGCATCCGGCTGGAAGAGCTGGAGGCGATCGCCCGCTGCGTGGACGAGCTGGGAGAGCGCTGCCCGGTGTTGATGGTGGGGTACAACCGGAGGTTCGCGCCGGCGACCGCGAGGCTCCGCGAGATCTTCGCCGGGGTGAGCCCGCTGAGCATCAGCTACCGCTTCTCGGTGCCGCCCATCCCCCCGGATCACTGGGTGCAGGACGAGGACGTCGGCGGCGGGAGGATCGTCGGGGAGGCGACCCATGCGATCGATACCTGCGTCGCGATCACGGGCAGCACGCCGGCGAGGGTGTACGCAGAGTCGGTCGGCAAGGTCGGCGGGATCGAGACCACCGACGATCGGGTGTTCATCACCCTGCGCCACCACGATGGCAGCGTCTCGTCGGTGTCGTACCAGAGCGGTGGTGATCGCGCCCTTCCGCCGGAGCGGATCGAGATCTTCGGCGGCGGGAAGGTGGCGATCCTCGATGGGTGGGACGCGCTGGAGATCTGGTCGAAGGGCGAGGTGCAGCGAGAGCGCATGGGCAAGGACAAGGGACAGAAAGACGAGCTGGATGCTTTCTTTCGAGCGTGCCGTGGTGGCACGCCACCCATCCCCTGGGACCATGTGGTGGGCGTAACGGAGGCTTCCTTGCTCGCGGTGCGGAGCTTGCGAGAGGGCGTTCCCGAGGTCTGCAGTGCGCCCGGGGAACTCCCTGCGGTCGCGCCTCCGTGA
- a CDS encoding P1 family peptidase, whose translation MVRRGGGGTRLSRRELLTGAAAAAASLPLLGGCGATPRIAPAAPFAGRRRLRELGIVIGELPTGRWNAITDVPGVRVGHVTRIEGAGPLVPGKGPIRTGVTAILPTEDVVREPVAAARFTLNGNGELTGLGVVDRSGTLEVPILLTDTSNVGRVMNGALSWLLETYPEIGDSVPVPTPVVGETWAAFLHDAEGRHLSDEHVMAALRGAASGPVPEGAVGGGTGMMAYGFKGGIGTASRRLSEEEGGYTIGVLVQANHGRRGQLRVQGVPVGQEIRDLPPHEGRKSKSILIVGATDAPMLPVQLGRLCKRMALGLGRTGAVSMHGSGDLLLFFSNGMKGRREAATSAVQVWNDEQFDRCIQASVEATEEAVLNALCMAETMTGVDGNTAHALPLERLPALFDAHGRALDATR comes from the coding sequence GTGGTTCGGCGAGGTGGAGGAGGGACGAGGCTATCCCGTCGTGAGCTGCTGACAGGGGCCGCGGCTGCCGCGGCTTCGCTGCCGTTGCTCGGGGGGTGCGGGGCCACGCCTCGGATCGCGCCGGCTGCGCCGTTCGCGGGTCGGCGTCGTCTGCGGGAGCTGGGGATCGTCATCGGTGAGCTGCCGACGGGGCGCTGGAACGCCATCACCGATGTGCCGGGGGTCCGCGTGGGGCACGTGACGCGCATCGAGGGGGCTGGGCCGCTCGTTCCAGGAAAAGGCCCGATCCGGACGGGGGTGACGGCCATCCTGCCCACCGAGGATGTGGTCCGAGAGCCCGTCGCTGCGGCTCGGTTCACGCTGAACGGCAATGGCGAGCTGACGGGTCTCGGGGTCGTCGACCGGAGCGGCACGCTGGAGGTGCCCATTCTCCTGACGGACACCTCGAACGTCGGCCGCGTGATGAACGGGGCCCTCTCGTGGCTGCTCGAGACCTACCCGGAGATCGGGGACAGCGTGCCCGTGCCGACGCCTGTGGTGGGAGAGACGTGGGCGGCGTTCCTGCATGACGCGGAGGGGCGCCATCTGTCGGACGAGCATGTGATGGCCGCGCTCCGTGGTGCGGCCAGCGGTCCGGTGCCGGAGGGGGCGGTCGGGGGCGGGACCGGGATGATGGCGTACGGCTTCAAGGGCGGGATCGGCACGGCCTCGCGGCGTCTCTCGGAGGAGGAAGGCGGCTACACGATCGGCGTCCTGGTCCAGGCCAACCACGGGCGCCGCGGGCAGCTGCGTGTGCAGGGGGTGCCCGTGGGGCAGGAGATCCGTGATCTGCCTCCCCACGAGGGGCGCAAGTCGAAGTCGATCCTCATCGTGGGGGCGACGGATGCGCCGATGCTCCCCGTTCAGCTCGGGCGACTCTGCAAGCGCATGGCGCTGGGGCTGGGGCGCACGGGCGCGGTCTCCATGCATGGCTCGGGCGACCTGTTGCTCTTCTTCTCGAATGGCATGAAGGGGCGACGGGAGGCGGCGACGAGCGCGGTGCAGGTCTGGAACGATGAGCAGTTCGATCGATGCATCCAGGCTTCCGTGGAGGCGACGGAGGAGGCCGTGCTCAATGCGCTCTGCATGGCGGAAACGATGACCGGCGTGGATGGGAACACGGCGCATGCTCTGCCGCTCGAGAGGCTGCCGGCCCTCTTCGACGCGCACGGGCGAGCGCTCGACGCGACGCGATGA
- a CDS encoding glycosyltransferase family 4 protein, with protein sequence MKIVVFHQYYLAPGEPGGSRYNELARLWSEGGHDVTVVAGTLNYTTGEIPEAYRGRWIFETRDARVRVLRCYVPPTYRDSYLGRMWAFFGFTVSACTAAMRVADADVVIGTSPPLTIIIPAWLLSRRKAAPLVFEIRDLWPESAITTGVLREGSMLARALYGLERWGCRVADKVNVLTPAFRESLVQRGLAPEDKIVFVPNGADAERFTPGPRDNEVRRRHGWGDRFVVMYAGAHGRANAIGQLLDAAERLRDRPDILLVTVGDGAERARLDALARSRGLTNVMLCGPQPKDDMPDFVRACDVGAAVLQNNPTFRTVYPNKVFDYMACERPTLLAIDGVARKLVCDEARAGVFATPEDPDVLARVIRQLADDPAGAAEMGRRGRAWVLANATRQALAKRYLDILSALVSERRGGTVAPLRHSASVGESAEALS encoded by the coding sequence ATGAAGATCGTCGTCTTTCATCAGTACTATCTGGCCCCCGGAGAGCCAGGAGGTTCCCGGTACAACGAGCTGGCGCGTCTCTGGAGTGAGGGAGGGCACGACGTCACGGTGGTCGCCGGCACGCTGAACTACACGACCGGGGAGATCCCCGAGGCCTACCGCGGCCGATGGATCTTCGAGACGCGAGACGCCCGTGTGCGCGTGCTCCGCTGCTATGTGCCGCCGACCTATCGGGACAGCTACCTCGGCCGGATGTGGGCCTTCTTCGGCTTCACCGTGTCTGCATGCACGGCCGCGATGCGTGTCGCCGATGCGGACGTCGTCATCGGCACGTCGCCACCGCTGACCATCATCATCCCGGCCTGGCTGCTCTCCCGGCGAAAGGCAGCTCCGCTGGTGTTCGAGATCCGTGATCTCTGGCCGGAGAGCGCGATCACCACGGGCGTGCTCCGGGAAGGCTCCATGCTGGCCCGGGCGCTCTATGGCCTGGAGCGCTGGGGCTGTCGCGTTGCGGACAAGGTGAACGTCCTGACGCCCGCTTTCCGAGAGAGCTTGGTTCAGCGCGGTCTGGCTCCCGAAGACAAGATCGTCTTCGTGCCCAACGGGGCGGACGCGGAGCGCTTCACCCCAGGGCCACGAGACAACGAGGTGCGTCGCCGCCATGGCTGGGGTGATCGGTTCGTGGTGATGTATGCAGGCGCGCACGGGCGAGCGAATGCGATCGGCCAGCTCCTCGATGCGGCGGAGCGCTTGCGAGACAGGCCCGACATTCTCCTCGTGACCGTGGGCGACGGCGCCGAGCGGGCGCGGCTCGATGCGCTGGCGCGCTCTCGGGGGCTGACGAACGTGATGCTCTGCGGGCCTCAGCCCAAGGACGACATGCCCGATTTCGTGCGTGCGTGCGACGTCGGTGCCGCCGTCCTTCAGAACAATCCAACGTTCCGCACCGTGTATCCCAACAAGGTCTTCGACTACATGGCCTGCGAGCGGCCGACCCTTCTGGCGATCGACGGCGTGGCGCGCAAGCTGGTCTGCGACGAGGCCCGGGCAGGGGTGTTCGCGACCCCGGAGGATCCCGACGTGCTCGCCAGGGTGATTCGACAGCTGGCCGATGACCCCGCAGGCGCCGCGGAAATGGGTCGGCGCGGGCGTGCCTGGGTGCTGGCGAATGCCACCCGGCAAGCGCTCGCGAAGCGCTATCTGGACATTCTGTCGGCGCTCGTCAGCGAGCGTCGTGGAGGGACCGTCGCGCCTCTCAGGCATTCTGCGTCGGTGGGGGAAAGCGCGGAGGCGCTCTCGTGA
- a CDS encoding P1 family peptidase, whose amino-acid sequence MTERTRMERRSEGSITDVAGVLVGHVTLDEGDVQTGVTAILPYPSSVRHRKLFVGDAATGEGISQTGIQVGEDFGVLSSPIVLCNATTVGIAYDALISRGHQRDTELPVDDAWPPVVIGLDDGYLNDQRKRRIAHDDVLRAVEQATDQAVPWGSVGIGRGLCALGGKGGVGGASRRVEVPGGGLTVGGLCAANGGRLQESPGEAGAEGAARGGAGQGGADTAARSLTPGFVLVMATDAPLLPEQLRLVAEAALQALARVVPASGLESRRVLAFSTANAIDGSLRKGSPSVYPARRLGDEALGRLLGATGDVARQALGRALVEATAVTGRRGRTLAPLDAKILTGLVGGTVPGGLTPRPLVE is encoded by the coding sequence ATGACGGAGCGGACACGGATGGAGCGCAGGAGCGAAGGGTCGATCACCGATGTGGCCGGTGTCCTGGTGGGTCACGTGACGCTGGACGAGGGCGACGTGCAGACCGGCGTGACGGCGATCCTGCCGTATCCCTCCTCGGTGCGGCATCGGAAGCTGTTCGTCGGCGACGCGGCGACGGGGGAGGGGATCAGTCAGACCGGGATCCAGGTGGGCGAGGACTTCGGGGTGCTCTCTTCGCCGATCGTGCTCTGCAACGCGACGACGGTGGGGATCGCGTATGACGCGCTGATCAGCCGTGGGCACCAGCGCGACACCGAGCTGCCGGTGGACGATGCGTGGCCTCCGGTGGTGATCGGGCTGGATGACGGCTACCTGAATGATCAGCGGAAGCGTCGGATCGCGCATGATGATGTGTTGCGCGCCGTGGAGCAGGCGACGGATCAGGCGGTGCCCTGGGGGAGCGTGGGCATCGGCCGGGGGCTGTGCGCGCTGGGGGGGAAGGGCGGTGTGGGAGGGGCGTCGCGGCGGGTCGAGGTGCCGGGAGGGGGGCTCACGGTGGGAGGGCTCTGTGCCGCGAACGGGGGGCGTCTCCAGGAGAGCCCAGGGGAGGCGGGGGCCGAGGGGGCGGCTCGCGGAGGAGCTGGCCAAGGAGGAGCTGACACTGCTGCGCGCTCGCTCACACCAGGGTTCGTGCTGGTGATGGCCACGGATGCGCCGCTGCTCCCCGAGCAGCTTCGCCTGGTGGCCGAGGCCGCCTTGCAGGCGCTGGCCAGGGTGGTGCCTGCGAGCGGTCTGGAGTCGCGACGCGTCCTGGCGTTCTCGACGGCGAATGCGATCGACGGGTCGCTACGGAAGGGTTCTCCCTCGGTCTACCCGGCCAGGAGGCTGGGCGATGAGGCGCTCGGGCGACTCCTCGGTGCGACCGGTGATGTCGCCAGGCAAGCCCTCGGTCGTGCCCTCGTCGAGGCGACGGCCGTGACGGGGAGGCGAGGTCGAACGTTGGCTCCGCTGGACGCGAAGATCCTCACCGGGCTGGTGGGTGGGACCGTGCCCGGGGGGCTCACGCCGCGGCCGCTGGTGGAGTAG